A genomic segment from Alistipes senegalensis JC50 encodes:
- the uvrB gene encoding excinuclease ABC subunit UvrB: MDFKLVSDYAPMGDQPEAIGQLVSSIEHGSKHNTLLGVTGSGKTFTVANVIARLNRPTLVLSHNKTLAAQLYGEFKNFFPENAVEYFVSYYDYYQPEAYLPSSDTYIEKDLQINAEIEKMRLATVATLLSGRRDVIVVSSVSCLYGAGNPADFHATAINIKVGQVVSYKHFLYKLVEALYTRTERELEPATFRVNGDTVDIMAAFGEFGNQCFRVMFFDNEVEAIQSIDPVTGQRIQSLDSLTLYPTNLFVTTKERINTAVQQIYLDLGQQIEFFERAGRPMEAQRIKQRVEYDLEMIKELGYCPGIENYSRYFDGRAAGTRPFCLIDYFPKDYLMVVDESHVTLPQVHAMFGGDRARKENLVEYGFRLPAAKDNRPVTFAEFEQLQGTSIYVSATPADYELMKSEGVIVEQLIRPTGLVDPPLEVRVTVNQIDDLIGEIDKRVKNDDKVLVTTITKRMAEELSKYFDRVGVRNRYIHSDVDTLERIQILEDLRAGMFDVLVGVNLLREGLDLPEVALVAILDADKEGFLRNVRSLTQIAGRAARHSQGNVILYADTCTDSMRYAIEQSNRRREKQVRYNMEHEMLPRRAQRSGTGQSTLLTGRDTPDVNLTAYPIAEDHYAAVADVQKNYVASENIDALIDKAREEMERAAKSLDFLAAAKFRDRMYELQKLREENRNKRN; this comes from the coding sequence ATGGATTTCAAACTCGTATCGGACTACGCCCCGATGGGCGACCAACCGGAGGCGATCGGACAGCTGGTGAGCTCGATCGAACACGGCTCGAAGCACAACACGCTGCTGGGCGTGACGGGCTCCGGGAAGACCTTCACGGTGGCCAACGTCATCGCGCGGCTGAACCGTCCGACGCTGGTGCTGAGCCATAACAAGACCCTCGCGGCGCAGCTGTACGGGGAGTTCAAGAACTTCTTTCCGGAAAATGCCGTGGAGTATTTCGTCTCCTACTACGACTACTACCAGCCGGAAGCCTACCTGCCGTCGTCGGACACCTATATCGAAAAGGACCTCCAAATCAACGCCGAGATCGAGAAAATGCGCCTCGCCACGGTCGCCACGCTGCTGTCGGGACGCCGCGACGTGATCGTCGTGTCGAGCGTCTCGTGCCTCTACGGCGCGGGCAACCCCGCGGACTTCCACGCCACGGCCATCAACATCAAGGTCGGGCAGGTCGTGAGCTACAAGCACTTCCTCTACAAACTGGTCGAGGCGCTCTACACCCGCACCGAACGGGAGCTGGAGCCGGCGACGTTCCGCGTCAACGGCGACACGGTGGACATCATGGCGGCCTTCGGGGAGTTCGGCAACCAGTGTTTCCGGGTGATGTTCTTCGACAACGAGGTCGAAGCCATCCAGTCCATCGACCCTGTGACGGGGCAGCGCATCCAGTCGCTCGACAGCCTGACGCTCTACCCCACGAACCTCTTCGTGACGACCAAGGAGCGCATCAACACCGCCGTGCAACAAATATACCTCGACCTGGGCCAACAGATCGAGTTCTTCGAACGCGCCGGACGCCCGATGGAGGCGCAGCGCATCAAACAGCGCGTGGAGTACGACCTCGAAATGATCAAGGAGCTGGGCTACTGCCCCGGCATCGAGAACTATTCGCGCTATTTCGACGGCCGCGCCGCCGGGACGCGCCCCTTCTGCCTCATAGACTATTTCCCGAAAGACTATCTGATGGTCGTGGACGAAAGCCACGTCACCCTGCCGCAGGTCCACGCCATGTTCGGCGGCGACCGGGCCCGCAAGGAGAACCTCGTGGAGTACGGCTTCCGCCTCCCGGCCGCCAAGGACAACCGCCCGGTGACCTTCGCGGAGTTCGAACAGCTGCAAGGCACCTCGATCTACGTGAGCGCCACGCCGGCCGACTACGAGCTGATGAAGAGCGAAGGGGTGATCGTCGAACAGCTGATCCGCCCCACGGGGCTGGTGGACCCGCCGTTGGAGGTGCGCGTGACGGTGAACCAGATCGACGACCTGATCGGAGAGATCGACAAGCGCGTGAAGAACGACGACAAGGTGCTCGTGACGACCATCACCAAACGTATGGCCGAGGAGCTCTCGAAATATTTCGACCGCGTGGGCGTGCGCAACCGCTACATCCACTCGGACGTAGACACGCTGGAACGCATCCAGATCCTCGAAGACCTGCGGGCCGGGATGTTCGACGTGCTGGTGGGCGTGAACCTGCTGCGCGAGGGTCTCGACCTGCCGGAGGTGGCGCTCGTGGCCATCCTCGACGCCGACAAGGAGGGATTCTTGCGCAACGTGCGCTCCCTCACGCAGATCGCCGGACGCGCCGCCCGCCATTCGCAGGGCAACGTCATCCTCTACGCCGACACCTGCACCGACTCGATGCGCTACGCCATCGAGCAGAGCAACCGCCGCCGGGAGAAGCAGGTGCGCTACAACATGGAGCACGAAATGCTGCCGCGGCGTGCGCAGCGCAGCGGCACGGGACAGAGCACCCTGCTGACGGGACGCGACACCCCGGATGTCAACCTGACGGCCTACCCCATCGCCGAGGACCACTACGCTGCGGTGGCTGACGTGCAGAAGAACTACGTGGCCAGCGAGAACATCGACGCCCTGATCGACAAGGCCCGCGAAGAGATGGAACGGGCGGCCAAATCGCTGGATTTCCTCGCCGCGGCGAAATTCCGCGACCGGATGTACGAATTGCAGAAACTCCGCGAGGAGAACAGAAACAAACGGAACTGA
- a CDS encoding SPOR domain-containing protein yields MNATPMTEQVGRLVGNLLAGGGEVFLPGVGTLYTERRPARRIDRRTVQPPCRVVSFSSQQRGVSLVDEIARIIRKAGTAPEVDPQTVAQGVYDRWLARAQEADRLTVEGVGVLAFKNFTPDEAFERRLNPQGREPVKIRAPRRFDWALWLGVAAIAVALVYGGREFLMFSAEPDAVAVETVGAERADMPAPVEAPDALAEAPQPEQPAAVEEFPQPADTASSRASVPETTPAAEVQAESGEPAALLSGRHYVVLGVFSTTENAGRALREIAAKEPAFRCRIYRFGEKFMVSPFSSDDAEPCKQFIGSHAERFPGMWTYTAR; encoded by the coding sequence ATGAACGCTACACCGATGACGGAACAGGTCGGCAGGCTCGTAGGCAATCTGTTGGCCGGCGGCGGGGAGGTATTCCTGCCCGGGGTGGGGACGCTCTATACCGAGCGGCGGCCTGCCCGACGGATCGACAGGCGCACCGTGCAGCCCCCTTGCCGCGTGGTGTCGTTCTCCTCGCAGCAGCGGGGCGTGTCGCTGGTCGATGAGATCGCCCGCATCATACGGAAGGCCGGGACGGCTCCGGAGGTCGATCCGCAGACTGTGGCGCAGGGGGTGTACGACCGCTGGCTCGCCCGTGCGCAGGAGGCCGACCGATTGACTGTCGAAGGCGTCGGGGTGCTGGCATTCAAGAACTTCACACCCGACGAGGCGTTCGAACGGCGGTTGAATCCCCAGGGCCGGGAGCCCGTGAAAATCCGCGCTCCGCGCCGTTTCGACTGGGCCTTGTGGCTGGGCGTCGCGGCCATCGCGGTTGCGCTGGTCTACGGGGGACGGGAGTTTCTGATGTTTTCCGCGGAGCCGGACGCCGTTGCGGTTGAGACCGTCGGGGCGGAGCGTGCGGATATGCCGGCCCCGGTCGAGGCCCCCGATGCGCTGGCCGAAGCGCCGCAGCCGGAGCAGCCGGCGGCCGTAGAGGAGTTCCCGCAGCCGGCCGACACGGCATCGTCCAGGGCGTCCGTTCCGGAAACGACGCCCGCTGCGGAGGTGCAGGCGGAATCCGGAGAGCCGGCGGCGCTGCTTTCGGGGCGTCATTACGTGGTGCTGGGTGTTTTCAGTACGACCGAAAATGCCGGACGCGCCCTGCGGGAAATCGCGGCCAAAGAGCCTGCGTTCCGCTGCCGGATCTATCGTTTCGGCGAGAAATTCATGGTTTCGCCCTTCTCGTCGGACGATGCCGAACCGTGCAAACAGTTCATCGGCAGCCATGCCGAACGTTTCCCCGGCATGTGGACCTATACCGCCCGTTGA
- a CDS encoding GtrA family protein produces the protein MRISELIIRAIDCFYIKPVRALMPLQVFRYAVCGGVTYMLFDPLCYFLFYNFVVAHRYFDLGFVVISPHIAAMVLVFPFTFFVGFWLNRNVAFRRSPLGAGTQLLRYLLSVAGSILLTYAGLKFFVEVCGVWPTPAKVLTTLLTTVYSFLAAKYFTFPA, from the coding sequence ATGCGCATCTCGGAGTTGATAATCAGGGCGATCGACTGTTTCTACATCAAGCCTGTCCGGGCGTTGATGCCCTTGCAGGTGTTCCGCTACGCCGTTTGCGGAGGGGTGACCTACATGTTGTTCGACCCCTTGTGTTATTTTCTGTTTTACAATTTCGTCGTCGCCCACCGCTATTTCGATCTGGGATTCGTGGTCATATCCCCGCATATCGCGGCTATGGTCCTCGTCTTTCCGTTCACCTTTTTCGTGGGTTTCTGGCTCAACCGCAACGTGGCGTTCCGCCGCTCGCCGCTCGGGGCCGGGACGCAGTTGCTGCGCTACCTGCTGTCGGTGGCGGGGTCGATCCTACTGACGTATGCAGGACTGAAATTCTTCGTGGAGGTGTGCGGGGTGTGGCCTACGCCTGCGAAAGTGCTCACGACGCTGCTGACGACGGTGTACAGTTTCCTTGCGGCCAAATATTTCACTTTCCCCGCCTAA
- the smpB gene encoding SsrA-binding protein SmpB, with amino-acid sequence MSEQKKINIRNKRATFDYEILEEYVAGVVLVGTEIKSIRAGKASMVDTFCYFDKGELWVRGINIAEYAWGTCNNHVPRRDRKLLLTARELEKLQRASQDRGLTIVGLRMFLNERGLAKVVVGLARGRKSYDKREYLKENDARREMDKAMKNYRR; translated from the coding sequence ATGAGCGAACAGAAGAAGATAAATATCCGGAACAAGCGCGCGACGTTCGACTATGAGATTCTGGAAGAGTACGTTGCGGGCGTCGTGCTGGTCGGAACGGAGATCAAGTCGATCCGCGCCGGAAAGGCGTCGATGGTCGATACGTTCTGCTATTTCGACAAGGGCGAACTGTGGGTGCGCGGCATCAACATCGCCGAATATGCCTGGGGAACCTGCAACAACCACGTGCCGCGCCGCGACCGCAAGCTGCTGCTCACGGCCCGGGAGCTGGAGAAGTTGCAGCGCGCCTCGCAGGACCGGGGGCTCACGATCGTGGGCCTGCGGATGTTCCTGAACGAACGCGGGCTGGCCAAGGTCGTCGTGGGACTGGCCCGGGGCCGCAAGTCCTACGACAAGCGCGAGTACCTGAAAGAGAACGACGCCCGGCGCGAGATGGACAAGGCGATGAAAAACTACCGGAGATGA
- the lgt gene encoding prolipoprotein diacylglyceryl transferase has translation MILLFQPFSVVWDFDPVFFAIGSLDIRYYGLMWALAILIGAKFFDNFVRREGLPQKVSESIFIYGTLATILGARLGHCLFYDTMEYLSKPWTIITGFRDGGMASHGAAIGLLIGLWLFSRRNKLPYIWSLDRIMIPVGIGGAIVRLGNLFNSEIFGQATSLPWGFEFVRSHKWVAEFAPTPVHPTQIYEALCYLATFGILCWLYYKKDMARRRPGILFGIGLIGTFLTRFFIEFIKTEQEPFELGWTLDMGQWLSIPFILLGICMIWRGAARPATLPEPAAPAPKAHAAPKKKRK, from the coding sequence ATGATATTACTATTCCAACCTTTTTCCGTCGTCTGGGATTTCGATCCGGTGTTCTTTGCCATTGGATCGCTGGACATTCGGTACTATGGCCTGATGTGGGCGCTGGCCATCCTGATCGGGGCCAAATTCTTCGATAATTTCGTCAGGCGCGAAGGGCTTCCGCAGAAAGTCTCGGAGTCGATATTCATCTACGGTACGCTCGCCACGATCCTCGGCGCACGGCTGGGGCACTGCCTCTTCTACGATACGATGGAGTATCTTTCGAAGCCGTGGACCATCATCACGGGCTTCCGCGACGGCGGCATGGCCAGCCACGGCGCCGCCATCGGTCTGCTGATCGGACTGTGGCTCTTCTCGCGCAGGAACAAACTGCCCTATATCTGGTCGCTGGACCGCATTATGATCCCGGTGGGCATCGGCGGGGCCATCGTGCGGCTGGGCAACCTCTTCAATTCGGAGATCTTCGGACAGGCGACCTCGCTGCCCTGGGGCTTCGAGTTCGTGCGTTCGCACAAATGGGTCGCCGAGTTCGCGCCGACCCCCGTGCATCCGACGCAGATCTACGAGGCGCTCTGCTATCTGGCGACTTTCGGCATCCTCTGCTGGCTCTACTATAAGAAAGACATGGCGCGCCGCCGCCCGGGCATCCTCTTCGGAATCGGCCTGATCGGCACGTTCCTCACGCGCTTCTTCATCGAATTCATCAAAACCGAGCAGGAGCCTTTCGAACTGGGATGGACGCTCGACATGGGCCAGTGGCTCAGCATTCCCTTCATTCTGCTGGGAATCTGTATGATCTGGCGGGGTGCCGCACGGCCCGCGACGCTCCCGGAACCGGCCGCTCCGGCGCCGAAAGCGCACGCCGCCCCTAAAAAGAAGAGAAAATGA
- a CDS encoding Cof-type HAD-IIB family hydrolase has product MTKALFLDVDGTLISFETHEVPASALDALRRAHARGVRLFIATGRAAADLEPLQEIPYDGVVALNGADCLMRDGTLVARHPVPRADFEKALALSEVLGFPVGLELNDGVFVNRVTPEVVRLAEMVAHPVPREVDLRALFDRGDCCQMCFYFDPELEKRVMAELPSLVASRWCPIFADINVRGVDKATGMAEFAAHFGFAHDETMAFGDGGNDAALLRAAGVGVAMGNACGEALNAADYVTASVDDDGIRKALEYFGVI; this is encoded by the coding sequence ATGACAAAGGCGCTGTTTCTGGACGTAGATGGGACGCTCATCAGCTTCGAGACCCACGAGGTGCCGGCTTCCGCGCTGGATGCGTTGCGCCGGGCGCATGCCCGCGGCGTGCGGCTCTTCATCGCCACGGGACGCGCGGCCGCGGATCTGGAGCCGTTGCAGGAGATTCCCTACGACGGCGTGGTGGCGCTGAACGGCGCCGACTGCCTGATGCGCGACGGAACGCTGGTCGCCCGGCATCCCGTTCCGCGCGCCGACTTCGAGAAGGCGCTCGCCTTGTCGGAGGTGCTGGGTTTTCCGGTCGGGCTGGAGCTGAACGACGGGGTTTTCGTCAACCGCGTGACGCCCGAGGTGGTGCGTCTGGCGGAGATGGTGGCGCATCCGGTTCCCCGGGAGGTCGATCTGCGGGCGCTTTTCGACCGGGGCGATTGCTGCCAGATGTGCTTTTATTTCGACCCCGAACTCGAAAAGCGGGTGATGGCCGAATTGCCGTCGCTCGTGGCGTCGCGCTGGTGCCCGATCTTTGCGGACATTAACGTCCGGGGTGTCGATAAGGCGACGGGAATGGCCGAATTCGCGGCGCATTTCGGCTTCGCGCACGACGAGACGATGGCTTTCGGCGACGGCGGCAACGATGCGGCGCTGCTCCGGGCGGCGGGTGTCGGCGTGGCGATGGGCAACGCCTGCGGCGAGGCGCTGAACGCTGCGGATTATGTGACGGCGTCGGTCGATGACGACGGCATCCGGAAGGCGCTGGAGTATTTTGGAGTGATATAG
- the dnaG gene encoding DNA primase, whose product MIDRETVDRIYAAANIVDIIGEYVTLKRKGVNYQACCPFHNEKTPSFVVSPSKGVYKCFGCGKGGNAVTFLMEHENITYPEALKMVAKRYGIEVKEKEMSEEEVRRNDDRESMFALNGWAAEYFANYLQRETEGQSVGLAYFRQKRGMTDATIKKFGLGFCPAKGDRMSKDALAAGYKKEFLLSTGLSLARESDGSLYDRFRDRVIFPVHNISGRIVAFGGRTLRTDKQVAKYQNSPESEIYSKKRELYGLYFAKKAIQQQDFAIMVEGYTDVISMHQAGVENVVASSGTSLTTEQIRLLNRFTKNITVIYDGDSAGIHASLRGIDMILKEGMNVRVVLLPEPEDPDSFARSHTAAELQEYIRANEQDFLEFKAKLLLKDAQGDPIKKAALIADMVQSVSQIPDPIQRSVYIKECARIMDIDEQILISEVARKRMTTSGDRETDDFLRRQTTLRQREAPQPEVEFVKQVEAGSSFEALEREIVKYLLKYGHCSFDFKEGRTMVACNVAEVIFAELSDDNIEFRNPVYAKIMNVYREQWTQLGTGVEVPAHVFLNHIDPEVCNMSVDILTADDNYVPSELWRRKEIHLETDAEMLAVGVPKAVTLYKSKVIEALIKELQAKLDDELPDDEMKEIMQRLTGYNKVKVTIANKIQRLIL is encoded by the coding sequence ATGATCGACCGGGAAACAGTAGACCGCATTTACGCCGCCGCCAATATCGTGGATATTATCGGCGAATACGTCACGCTCAAACGAAAGGGCGTGAACTATCAGGCGTGCTGTCCGTTCCACAACGAGAAGACCCCGTCGTTCGTCGTGTCGCCCTCGAAGGGCGTCTACAAGTGCTTCGGATGCGGCAAGGGCGGCAATGCCGTGACCTTCCTGATGGAGCACGAGAACATCACCTATCCCGAGGCCCTGAAGATGGTGGCCAAGCGCTACGGCATCGAGGTCAAGGAGAAGGAGATGTCGGAGGAGGAGGTGCGCCGCAACGACGACCGCGAGTCGATGTTCGCCCTGAACGGCTGGGCCGCGGAGTATTTCGCCAACTACCTCCAGCGCGAAACCGAAGGACAGAGCGTGGGACTGGCCTACTTCCGCCAGAAGCGCGGGATGACCGACGCCACGATCAAGAAATTCGGACTCGGATTCTGCCCTGCGAAAGGCGACCGGATGTCGAAGGACGCCTTGGCGGCGGGTTACAAGAAGGAGTTCCTCCTCTCGACGGGACTTTCGCTGGCCCGCGAGAGCGACGGATCGCTTTACGACCGGTTCCGCGACCGGGTGATCTTCCCCGTGCACAACATCTCGGGACGCATCGTGGCCTTCGGAGGCCGCACGCTCCGCACGGACAAGCAGGTTGCCAAGTACCAGAACTCCCCCGAGAGCGAGATATACAGCAAGAAACGCGAACTGTACGGCCTCTATTTCGCCAAGAAAGCCATTCAGCAGCAGGACTTCGCCATCATGGTCGAGGGTTATACCGACGTGATTTCGATGCACCAGGCCGGGGTGGAGAACGTCGTGGCGTCGTCCGGAACGTCGCTCACGACGGAGCAGATACGCCTGCTGAACCGCTTTACGAAGAACATCACGGTCATCTACGACGGCGATTCGGCGGGTATCCACGCCTCGCTGCGCGGTATCGACATGATCCTGAAAGAGGGGATGAACGTGCGCGTGGTGCTGCTGCCCGAGCCCGAGGACCCCGACTCGTTCGCCCGCAGCCACACGGCTGCCGAGTTGCAGGAGTATATCCGCGCCAACGAGCAGGATTTTCTGGAATTCAAGGCCAAACTGTTGCTGAAGGACGCGCAGGGCGACCCGATCAAAAAAGCTGCGCTGATCGCCGACATGGTGCAGTCGGTGTCGCAGATACCCGACCCGATCCAGCGTTCGGTCTACATCAAGGAGTGCGCGCGGATCATGGACATCGACGAGCAGATTCTGATCTCGGAGGTGGCGCGCAAGCGCATGACCACGTCGGGCGACCGCGAGACGGACGACTTCCTGCGCCGGCAGACGACGCTGAGGCAGCGGGAGGCACCGCAGCCCGAGGTGGAGTTCGTCAAACAGGTCGAGGCGGGGAGCAGTTTCGAGGCTTTGGAGCGCGAGATCGTGAAATACCTCCTGAAATACGGCCATTGCTCGTTCGACTTCAAGGAGGGGCGGACGATGGTGGCGTGCAACGTCGCGGAGGTGATCTTCGCGGAGCTGAGCGACGACAACATCGAGTTCCGCAATCCGGTCTACGCCAAGATTATGAATGTTTACCGCGAACAGTGGACGCAGTTGGGGACCGGTGTGGAGGTTCCGGCGCACGTTTTCCTGAACCACATCGACCCGGAGGTGTGCAACATGTCGGTGGACATCCTCACGGCGGACGACAACTACGTGCCCAGCGAGCTGTGGCGGCGCAAGGAAATACACCTGGAAACCGACGCCGAGATGCTGGCCGTGGGGGTCCCGAAGGCCGTGACGCTTTACAAATCGAAAGTCATCGAGGCGCTGATCAAGGAGTTGCAGGCGAAGCTGGACGACGAACTTCCCGACGACGAGATGAAAGAGATCATGCAACGGCTGACCGGCTACAACAAAGTGAAAGTGACCATTGCGAATAAGATACAGCGATTGATATTATAA